Below is a genomic region from Spirosoma radiotolerans.
TCACCATTTCAGTCAATGCCATGCTGCCTTTCTGGAAGCGAACTACGATGAGGAGATGCTTGAGAGAGGCCGGTACCCGTATTTCCTCAAGAACAGAATTCGAGGGGGCAAAGGACACTTGTCCAATCAGCAGGCTCTGGATCTTTTCCGGACCCATAAGCCTGCTTTCATGAGCCATGTACTACTGTCGCACTTATCGAAAGACAACAATTGCCCGGAGTTATCCAAGGCCCTATTTGATCTTCACCGGGATACCACCGAAGTGATTGTTGCCTCCCGGTATGCCGAAACGCCAGTGTATGCCATCAGGGCAACGCAGGCGGTCGGCGAACTGGTGTAGGACAGCCCTACGACTCGTTTTTTCGCTCGTACTCCACAAAGTCGAAGGCCGAAAAGCCTTTAAATAACTATGGTGTGGACGATTACTTATTTTTCTTAAATGAACTGAAACTGTCTAATTTGAGACTGTTTGCTGGTGTATCTTCTGTCTCTGCATATTTCATAGACAGAGTAGCTATACTTATGTCTTTCATCTATTGTATGGTTCAAGAGTAGCTTCTTGCTATTCCATCCACCCCCTTTACTATTATTGTTGTATATAGCTTCGAAGTTTGGAAAGAATGCATCGGCCTCTGTAAATTCATGGTCGATAACCGTAAGAATTATTTTATCCCACTTAGCTAGAGTTTGCTCGAAGATGCTTGCTCCACCTATAATAAACACTTCTTCGTCTTTTCCCCTAAGGGTTTCTAAAGTGTCAATGCATTCAGGGATTGAATGCTTAATAAGACAGTTATCAACTTCATACGTAGACTGTCTTG
It encodes:
- a CDS encoding dihydrofolate reductase codes for the protein MKITAIVAVDKNGAMGVENRLLCHLPDDLKFFKERTLGKTVIMGRRTFESIGKPLPNRYNIILTRQSTYEVDNCLIKHSIPECIDTLETLRGKDEEVFIIGGASIFEQTLAKWDKIILTVIDHEFTEADAFFPNFEAIYNNNSKGGGWNSKKLLLNHTIDERHKYSYSVYEICRDRRYTSKQSQIRQFQFI